One window from the genome of Malus domestica chromosome 01, GDT2T_hap1 encodes:
- the LOC103410311 gene encoding acidic endochitinase yields the protein MATKTQTLALTLFLLILISSCKSSQAAGIATYWGQNGNEGTLVDACNSGNYQFVNIAFLMTFGNNQVPALNLAGHCDPSSSTCTGLSADIRACQSQNIKVLLSIGGAVGSYNLTSADDARQVADYIWNNFLGGQSASRPLGDAVLDGVDFAIVIGGGQFYDELARLLNGHNTQAKTVYLAAAPQCPIPDAHLDGAIQTGLFDYVWVQFYNNPPCQYSDGNANALLSSWNQWASVPASEVFLGLPAAPEAAPSGGFIPADALKSQVLPTIKNSPKYGGVMLWSRQYDNGYSASIMDNI from the coding sequence ATGGCAACCAAAACACAAACCCTAGCCCTAACGCTGTTCCTCTTGATTCTCATTTCTTCATGCAAGTCCTCTCAAGCCGCCGGAATCGCAACGTATTGGGGACAAAACGGCAACGAAGGAACCCTAGTAGATGCTTGCAACTCAGGCAACTACCAGTTTGTTAACATAGCTTTCCTCATGACTTTCGGAAACAACCAGGTCCCTGCCCTCAACCTCGCCGGACACTGCGACCCCAGCAGTAGTACTTGCACGGGGCTGAGCGCCGACATCAGAGCTTGCCAATCCCAAAACATAAAAGTCCTCCTCTCGATTGGAGGGGCTGTCGGAAGTTACAATCTCACTTCAGCTGATGATGCAAGGCAAGTTGCTGATTACATCTGGAACAACTTCCTAGGTGGTCAGTCAGCATCGCGCCCGCTTGGGGACGCTGTTTTGGACGGCGTTGATTTCGCCATTGTTATAGGTGGTGGGCAGTTCTATGATGAGCTCGCCAGGTTACTCAACGGGCACAACACACAGGCAAAAACGGTCTATTTAGCCGCAGCTCCACAATGTCCAATCCCGGATGCTCACCTAGACGGCGCAATCCAAACTGGCTTATTTGACTACGTTTGGGTTCAGTTCTACAACAACCCCCCATGCCAGTATTCAGACGGTAATGCCAACGCTCTTTTGAGCAGTTGGAACCAATGGGCCTCGGTTCCGGCCAGCGAGGTGTTCTTGGGTTTACCAGCAGCTCCTGAGGCCGCTCCGAGCGGCGGATTTATTCCTGCTGACGCTCTCAAGTCACAAGTTCTTCCAACGATTAAGAATTCGCCCAAGTACGGAGGAGTTATGCTCTGGAGCAGGCAGTATGACAACGGTTACAGTGCATCCATTATGGACAACATCTAA